Proteins encoded within one genomic window of Rhodobacteraceae bacterium LMO-JJ12:
- a CDS encoding UTP--glucose-1-phosphate uridylyltransferase codes for MKKKITKAVFPVAGLGTRFLPATKSVPKEIMTLVDRPLIQYAIDEARAAGIKEFIFV; via the coding sequence TCACGAAGGCGGTATTTCCGGTTGCAGGCTTGGGGACACGGTTTTTGCCGGCGACCAAGTCAGTGCCCAAGGAGATCATGACGCTGGTCGACCGCCCGCTGATCCAATACGCCATCGACGAGGCGCGCGCCGCCGGGATCAAGGAATTCATCTTTGT